One Asterias rubens chromosome 8, eAstRub1.3, whole genome shotgun sequence genomic window, ctcgcaactttgacgaccagttgagctcaaattttcacaggtttgctattttatgcataaatgttgagaaacaccaagtgggaagactggtctttgacagttaccattagtgttcagtgtctttaagtgccaATGCGCTAGTCACCCCATGACAACTGGGCAACTCATGCATGCCCAgtaggctggttccaaatagtTGACTAGTGTAGTCTAACTATCGTCGACTAGACAGAGTTCCATGCTACATGTAACTCAATCAAACTATAGTCAACTATAGCCCTCAGCTGGAGGCCAATAGACGCATACATAGATGCCCATTGTTCAACCTCCAAGATGGAGGCATGAGGTCAATGCATACGGTCCATAGGgtggtcaaaacaaaaacacaatgctGTGGCGATGAGGTGAAAACCTTTCTGCATTGAAAGATTTTAAATCATAAAGGGTGCATCATTTTCaatcaacaaaaaatatttaaatgaatTGCAAAAGAAAAGATCTAATAAAGCAATGTTAGGATACAGTACAGCACTGGTTTGGAACATTCCAATTGGATTGGTTAAGTATTCCATGCGGTCGGACACGGACCGGACTGTCGGATCGCAAAAGGGTTCTATTGAAACATTCAAAACGCCAACATGTATGTTCACATGTCAGTTTGGCACACAGTCGCTAACCAGCAGACTAATCTGGTGGTCCACTGGATTGCGGGTGTGCGCTTACAAAAACATTCCTTTGTGCCTAGAAAGTGCCCCGACTTTTGAGACACTCCCTTATGATACCATTTCCTAAGTTTATTTTCTCTATTTCAGTTTATGTGAATATATCTGGAAGCTAAAGGATGGAATGAACCTTTCATAAAACCAATGCTGTACAATGCCCTTCAGCACAAGCTGCAAGCCCCCCTTACCTTGTCAATTTTACCAGGATTGCCAAGCGAGGGCGCACTACAATCAGGAGCAGTGGAATTAGGTGGGGTTGAAAAAGGTGAAAGGTCAAATACTCTGTGCACACTAGGACTATTTGGTTTGGTCTGTTGTTGGCCTGAGGAAGACGGTGTGGTTTGCTTGCCGTTCGGGTGTGGCTGTGCTGTGGTGGAGAGAGCTTTGCCTGACTGCTGCTGGGCAGCGGGGCCAGGAGCAAGAGGGTGCATTTGAGGGTTGCATTGAGGCGGGTGCTGGTGGGAGTTTGTTTTGGCAAGCAGTGTCCTGCGTGATCGCACTGGGTCGTTGTCGCTCTCGCTGTGCCGCCGGGGCTTGGGCGCTTGCTGCAGCCGAGCCTCTGTGGCGGAATAACGTTTTGATTTGGCACTCATGTGATGCTCTACCTGAGGAGGCGTGGACAGCGGCGGGGTAGCACTGGGCGTAGCCACCGCGCCTCTTGGAGACCCTTGTCCCATCACAGGTGATCCCCTGGGTTTCACAACGCGCTCCGCATCACTAGCAACAGCACTATCCTGCTGGGGTGAGCTTGGACTCCGCACTCGTTGCACTACACCATTGTGAGTGGGTGGAGAACCTGATACCACTTGTCCAGCGGGCACTCGTTGTCTAACACTCAAGGGTGGACTTGGTCCTTGTAAATGTCTACTAGGGGGCTGGGACTGCCCAGTGTTTGTCCTTGCTGTCACAGCAGCAGTTTGTGTCCCCACAGTAGGAGGGCTACCCCTTGTTGTTCTCTCGGAGTGTCCGGTAGGTCTGGTCTGCCCCATCGCAGAAACACCTGGGCGTACCGATTGGTTTGGCGGAGGCGGCCGGAACTGCGACTGTTGGGCCGCCCTCTCACTTTGCAACTGCGCAACAGTTTTCTGTCCGTCTGGAATTTGTGAACCGGTTCTCCTGTCCGTCTGTATCGGGGACGGCGACTTGGGTTGAGCAGATTGCCCCGTAGCTCGGGACGCATTTGCACAAGTTCTTGAACTGGATGTTTGAGTTGTTGCCGAGCTCAGGCTCACTGGCGTTGAGCTAGCTGTTGAAAGATCCGCTGCTATCCGTTGAGATGACATGCGGGAGCCAGCGTCACTGAGCACGCGGGGTCTCATCGCCTGGAGGGGCGACGGGCTGGCCGGGGTGTCACTAGGTACCCTGTGGGAGTTGGCACGGGATGCAGCATCGCTAGGTAACCTTGGTCTCATACCCTGACTGCTTGATGAGGTAGGGGCAGACGTAGATTGCCTTGGGGAGTCTGAGGATGTGTTGCTAGTACGACCTTCAGATGTACTGCTGACTGTGGTTGGAGTTTTCCTCGCCGATCTTTCATGCCTATAGCAAAAgaattgttttaacaaaaagaaattactaAACCGCAATAGGTTTAATGTTCTACATGGATTGTAGAgaaacagataagttttacagagtttcttactttattacgccttttaaccaaaaaggcatttataaaatgggaacaaaagagtagtgactcgttctcaactgccgtttaaaaccttgcagggttgttgcagtgcgataaaggccctctcACATGACCcaaccggttttaaacggccgtttaagaactcttAGCTatccttttattcccttattttaaaAGTGGACCATTACTAAGGGAGACAGGTTTCTTAGAGGCTACCTTACCTGTATGACTGCATGTAGTTTCCAGGGAACACCCCCATGTCTCCGGTCTTGACTGACATCCCTTTGTACCAGCCATCCTTGCACCTCTCAGTCACCGTGTAGAAGTCACCTTTCTTGAGCTCCAACTCATCTCCCTTGGTGGGCTTGTAGGAATACATGGCCACACAACTGAGAGAGATTACACGGAGCAGagtattaaaagaaaaatataccctttttttttataccatttgattgttttcattACATAGTAAGAGTtgttcacacacaaaaagaacTACGGTGTGTTGTATGTAATTAGCGAgcagtgatttaaaaaaaaaaaacacagcaatTTGCCTGCATTTTCGAAACCCAACCAAAACCTAGTAAGGGGCACATCTACGAGGAAAATGCAAATGTAATTTCAAGGCCTGACAACCAGCGGAGCATACGGTTTACACAGCTTGTAGACTAAACAATTTGGTTCTACAACATAGCAGACCGTGTTCTATCATGatattaaacaataataataaaaccgtatttatatagcgcaatatgaattggcattcctcaaagcgctgaacagcaaaatgaaaagcactacaagaaaacaaaacttatagGCCTAAATTCCCCAATTAaatcccaaaacaaacaatttcaagggatgtttatgaaattcatttcatttgaaCCCCCAGGATTCCAAAGGTTGCCTCAGCGGATCTGTGAACTTACACTTCTACTTTGGGTTTGGGAGAGGCCGGCGCTTCACCACCAAATCTGAATTCCACATTGCCAGCCGGGGTGACCGTTGGTGACGCTGCTAGACTGGGCGAATTAGGACCTCGAGACGTGATCGCTGGGTTCTAAGGAGACAAATATTGAACAGATTTAACACTTTCAAGATAAATGATAaaacagaattagctgttgcaaaaactACTTAttaaccaaaaggacctatggtatagcACAAATTTTTAAATGGCCTGATGTTTAATTGAACAACACAGGGTCGAACGACAAGCAACTAACTattttttgaattttcaagatTGATCTGAGATATTAGTGGTGAACCAAGCAAGGCCTGTGAGTGGATGCTTAAAAAAAGAGCTGACACACTACATGATGTAAGACTGATCACATAACATCAAGTGAGTACGCGTCACGCATTTAAATAGTCGAATTAGGAAACCCCATTAAACCAGTAACTAGGCTCATCACACACTATTGTAGTTGTTCATTATTGTTGCCAAGCTTataaaaaaggaatacaaaaatggaaataaaaaatcGTCCTGATCAATAAAAATGAGATTCAAGATTGAACCTTTGTAATTGATCATTTAACACTGTGCACAACTAGTCACAACAAAGCGTTGAAAGCACATACCTGCGTAATACCAGTCAAAGGTGCAGGTTTCTTCTTGTAGTTGACACCCGATGCACCGGCCGTCGCCGTCGTGGTTGACGCAGTGGGCGCTGCACCTCCATTCGTAGAAACTGCTGCAGGACCAGCTGCAGCTTGGGTCGACGATGAAGGCGCTTTACTATCGATGAGATTCGCTGCTGTGGGGTTACTGGAACGCAGCAGGACGGGAGAGCTGATCTCCATGGAATGCCTATTGCTGTTGttattgctgctgctgctgctgctgctgttgctggtgCTAGCTGTCGTGGTGCTGGTTGTGGGCGGGGCATCTTTATTCTTGTTTAGTAGGTACGGGAAAGAATGTCTCTTGGCCTTGTTTTTACTGAAATATGAACATTGTATAAGAATTGTTTAGTTAAAGgattttgatactttttcaaaatgtccatagatttacattaaactttaagtgtttgaagataatgatagtggaaagcttcccttcaaatcttacttactgaggtgctgtagtttttgagaaatgagtaaaacaatgtcatgacaatttgtttgtaaatgattaaaataatttttgtctcatgagacgaaaattattttcattacattgttttacttatttcccaaaagctacagcacctcagcacgtagtattttcagggaagctttctactgtcattatcttcaaactgagtaattttagtgtaaatctgtggacgttgtgttttttgtcctacaaaaattacatagaccctttaaagtgaCAATCTGCATTTGTGACATTCTTACACAAGTTTGCTTAGCTCTTCAGAGTAAAGAAGTTACCTTTAACAAGCATTCCAAGTCAAGTATTTTTTGTGTGACTGTTAATCTGCTTAATTTGCTAATCAGACAAACTTGCTAAGCTTTATATTCTGATAAACAGTTTCATGAAAATGGATATTGGTACATCGCCATTGGAAAAAAAACTTCCATCTTTTAAAAAAGTTTATTGTATGATTATATATGgcatcaatataaaccacaagggaaactgactgggtaaattttgaaatgatttttggggttgaacaaagaattgactagagtgggattcgaaccaacgatctccggattaacgtgccggcgctctaccaactgagctatctagccctatattggcggtgtccctattttgtcaatatctttgttcggggggtcgttggttcgaatcccactctagtcaattctttgttcaaccccaaaaatcattatATATGGCCATACAATTTTTAACTTTCTGTCCAAAATCTTGTTAtatcaatttaaaaattaaaaataactaGGGTTGAAAACCTGTGCCCTACaggccagtgctctaccaactgagctattgtATGTATATTACAATGTCAGTCTCCTTAATTTGACAAAGTATTTACAATCTCCTGAACAAATaagaaactgttttgtttgattctgttggtTACAACACAACACCAATTATTGACAACAAATGAAGCTCCTAGTTATCTTCAAGTGATAAATGaagctgtcaaaaaaaaaaaacatattaaacCAAAGAGTTGTATggtgttgagagtataaaattGCATGCCCACATTTTGAGGTTTTTATGAACGGGGACAAAGGCCAAGGACCAAGGCTTGAGGAGGGAATGGCCCCATTAATATTCCTGGCAAATCCAAAAACAGTGAGTCATCAATGaacaaatataatataaaaagagaaaaaacattgtgaatcATATGACACATCTGATTcctatcaatttatttttaaccagaataaTGTGATTAATCACATGGCCCATTTCCCAAGGATGTTCCTATccatgatttgaggcattgcatggtgaagtatatatttggtttgtggtaacagcatgtgtgtatctacttcccAGGTAGAGTTCGTTCTTTAGACAACtatcttgctatttattctaagCGAGTAGAATGTTCTCTTCAGATCAAACTCTACCTAgcgagtagatacacacatggtgttaccgcaaaccaaatatattttgagttTCCTATCAACAAGCcgttttgaggtatggtggacacagcACTGTGACACTATTAGGTTTTGGAAAATCTGTCTGTAGACACTCGGGGTTCAAAGGATTTTTGAAGTGGTGGAAAAATGTTTCCCTTGAAACCATTGTTAAATGGATCAGTTATGGTAGATCATATAAAAACgactcaaatcaaagaagtgctcAAAAATTAATGGCTTATAATACAATTTTTGCGGTTAAATACCCAATTTGACATTTCGTTGAAAATCTTTGAAAGGAAATAGCAAGTGTAATTTaacaattttgataaaatttgtGGCGTGCCGGAACAGAGGAAATTGTTCTAGAGGTGATTGGGGAATCCTGAGTGCCCAGGCGGGTTTTCAGGCACCGACCACTGTGGGCAGAGCCATGTcgcagatttcacaaaactcttcctatctttaggattaatcttaggacttagggcgAGTTAAATTCCGTAACCATAGAcggtaggacgcattgaacccatccttagtaaggacgagttacttatcctaactcaagattaatcctaggatttcatgaaatcagctgcaggacACTCAAACTACACAGTGCAATAATATAGCATCCTCCATACCTAAAAAAAGGCTAACAGGCTAATGGAGTTTGCTGTCTGCCCGACACTTACCTACTACCCTCTGGACCTGAGGAACCAGCTTGGTCAGGGCTACCGCTGCTTGCATCTCCACTCCCCTGTGACTGTTGGGATGGTCCGGAGCTTCTATCAATGCCTGCATGGGCATCCACTAGATTCTTGGCTGTACCATTCAGCTGTTGGGTGAAAAAAAACCGTAAAATCAACTATTGAGAATAATGTTGGCTTTCTTATTATTTCCGGTTACTTGTAAACATTTAGCCTTCAATAGAGCCTTCAATAGAGTCCTTTGAGaaggactctgctagggtccaaatgTCAGtccattaacttttgttttttgtatatttggttggtaagttgtttgcaacagctgacTCTATTTTCTCACTTACTTGTAAACAACAAAGAATTATGCCCAACTGATGTTCATGTTATCATTAAACCTATGCTATcgtcgcacaaatttgtgcatgaTTGGCAATTggggtttcaaaaaaaaaaaaaggcatccTTGTCACAAGCTctcattttgtttcaatgtcAACTACTTTATTCATATAAAAATTTATGTTGCCTTTAGTTCCTGATGTTGATGGAAGTAGTGTTCCAAAGAAAAGGCGCCAGCTATTAAAAAAGACCTATCGCCGAGGGATTTGGAACTTGAAGAAATTGTAAGAAGAACTTTGTCTGTGGAAGATCTGAGTCCTGCCCTGCCTGGTtaacacaaagtgagaagatcACACAAGACAGTTTACAGACAACAAGAGTTGAAGTTAGCATCTAGACAACACCTGTCCACACCCTGGCTGAAGTCACTTACATAAGTCCTTGTAAACATATGTAAAAATGGAGTTGAATTTAATCAACCAgaaaattcaatttcatttctGAAAATGAGCAATGACCTTTTGGAAAGGTCATTTGTTGAATTGACAAAGTAGAGCCGGCTCTTACATTCAGTTTAGCAATTAAGTATAATGTGCCTTCATGGTCAGACGCTAAACAGTTTTAAATGTTTAGGAAAACATGTTTTTACTCCTGGAACGAAATTTCCTCCGACCTCAGAAATCTgcaagtaatttctcaatatcAATCTGGCCTTTGTGACCACTACCTCACCAGTGACCTGTAATTTGGGTAAGGTATAAATTTCTTACCATCTTCTTGCACTTTTAAGTGATGTGGTTGTGTAAAAAGATagaagtttttatgcccccaaaTCTGGAATATGAGAAGATTGTTTATTCCTTTTAGGAATTATTCTTCCAgagtggacataaccgctcaggAATTCCAAAGCAACCTTTGgaagtgaaattttcacatgttatttttattgttaacatctacatttatgtagtgcatactacatgtactacgtacaatcaaaacaatcactgttccaaaaaccaaaggctTATATagtccctttaaagacactggacactattggtaattgtcaaagaacagtcttctcacttggtgtatctcaacatatatgcataaaataacaaacctgtgaaaatttgagcttgattggtcgtcggagttgcgagatattaatgaaagaaaaaaaaaaccttgtcacacgaagttgtgtgctcgcagatgcttgatttcgagacctcaaattctaaacttgaggtctcgaaatcaaatcgtggaaaattacctctttctcgaaaaccacgtcacttcagagggagctgtttctcacaatgttttgtactaccaacctctccccattactcgttaccaagtaaggttttatgataataattattttgagtaattaccaatagtgtccactgcctttaaaccaatattcaaaagaaattgTAGCCTTTAGCAAGAAGCATTGTCGTGTGATGATAATGATCTTCACAACCattgactgtgtacatgtacattgacaatGACTCAGTTGTATCATTTTATGAATGGGGGTGTGTGAGTAGGGGGGAGTCCTCCTCTTGATCTATATCAAGGACCTTTGTCTCAGAGGCTCATGTCCATGTTCAGGAACACGCCTTTTTTACATCATCCAATGTTTACAATGACACTCAGGCTGAGCAAAAGTCACGTTCGCTCCCGTCTGAAGGTGAACCACatcaatggaaaaaaaaaatacattgcaaAATACAACAGCAGATGCAATCAATCAAGTGGAAATTATTGGCTAACAGAACATCCTTTGTTGTCTGTGGCATGATCTGAAAGTGCAATATTaaactcttttttttaaggggggggggggcttgattCCACAAGAGTTTCACTGATTGAAAAACAGGCTTTGTGAGTCCATATAATCACTGAGAAGTGTAGTAGAAAAAGTGCACTTCGCGTGGAAATTAACTTCCCTAAACTGCTTCCATTACTtcataggttttttttctacaggTAAAACTTTCTGGATGTAAAAGCGAAAACCTGGTTtaattttcttaaaaactagccagcaggactagTAAGTATCTTAACCTGTCTGTCGGCTTTTTGacttatttaaattttaaagcGGCGAATGATTTCGCCAGTATTGCAGTTTGCGATGCAATTTGTGGATGATTTGctttgcaaatttaaaaaagtggGTTGCAAATTTGCGATCCAATTTGAGATATTTTGCATCATTTTTTCTTGATACAAACATTTGccatattttaaaaaaaccttttgtATCTAATTGATTGTTCTGGGAGAAATTCACCAAATTATTAAGTATAAACATTCCACTGGGCAGCCATCGGCACACTGTCGACGACGAATGCATGCTGGCATTGACAAATCACAGAGCAACGTTTTCAGGGGAGTCACAAATTCTATTGTACATACTtaagtaattttcgtctcgcTGACAGACTttatttgtgaaattgtttttatgttctATGTGTAATTTGCTTCTGTATGGTATTTTCAGTCTGTTTTGTatgtttgatgtaatttttactGATTTTTATTTGCTATAACTTTTCATGGATTTTTGCTGtaatttatgcattttattGCTTTCGGATGGAttaactttcattattttaattttcttactggaattgtgtttttgttgtgcgCTCTCGagcaggctggtcctggagagaatGCAATATAAgctcaataaattattataaattattatgacgcatttctcaaaaactacaccacctcAGCAAGTTGAATTTGAAGGGAACctttcaaaccatgtaagtttaatgtaaatctatggacgtTTGTGTTGTTTGCCGTACAAAATGTACCAAAACCCTTACAGAAAACCTGGTGCTTCAATCAGGGGAGCTTTTCATGAACTTGTCCCGACAATTTACAAACTGCTAGCTCTAGGCATTTGCCCGTGGTCTCTTCCTCACACTATACCCCGCTTGAATCACTGCTACCGCTCCCACTAGAGCCTGTATTTCCAATACTGCTGCTTTCCTTGAAtcccaaaataaaaactgaagaGCAAGACTTCCAGGTGTTACCACTCAGTAACAATGCCAACCATTATCCAAACATTTTATCGACTCCGCACAAAACCCGATCATAAACTTGTCCTTTCGTTGATTGTTCGGCTGTGTACACGTCTTTTGATCTATACTTGGCTTTTTCATATTAAGTGGACCATCAAAACAAACTACATAAGAGACGAGAAGTGCAGCGACTCGGAACAAAAGAGTCCACAATGAAAggtaaataatataaaaaacctGCATGCTATCGCTGTGGCCTTGGATGAACATTGTAATAACAAGAAAAAATACTGAATAAAATTGgtgtaaaaataaattttatgtagtttttttttttgtactggTACTGGTAGTCAAAACTGTAGGGCCTACAGTCTGGGTTTTTGATCTTACCATAAAAATAATTAGGACATCGTTCATAAAacatgcatgcgtacagacgCTTATCATGAATATTTAAAGAAAGGGATAGTGTCTGGCTATCAAAGCAAAACCttgtactgtgtttttcaatttccaATGACACAGTTGAGAGACCTGAAATGAGGAAATCAGCGGATCAACTGAAAAGTCTCATGACTGATCCAAGTGCTGAATTATTGACTATGTTGTCTATGTGAACTGAGGTTCGAATGAAAATCTTggtaaaatgttaattttgttgttttatttttaaaacaagtaaaaaactaggtaaattaaaaataatttggggttcaACAAAGTAAAATTTACGAGAGTGGAATTTAACCTACATGTTTGAATTCCAGATAACATGCCAGCGCTGCAgattaccaactgagctaataGTCAAATCTGTACAGTCTGGTATATCCACTTGTGTATGATTGTTGACACCTTTTTTGAAGTTGCAGGCTCAAATCAGACTAAAGTCAAATCTGAAAAAGATTATATTCTCTCCTGTAGGTGCATGTAGATAGATAGATGATGCCAATACTGAGTCATAATGAGGTATGGGTAATTGTGTCCAGAAATAGGCAGTAATATTTAAGGGTTTAATTTACCTCGACAAAGGAGAGAGGAAAGATGCCAATCTTGTCTCCTTTCTTGCCCTCCACCCAGTTCTCATCCACTCGTCGGATCACATTCAGCACCTCATCCTAAGGACAAAAGAAAACGgaatcaaagaaaaataaatgtcGCTGTAGTTTTAGTTCATTActtaaaaattcatttttttgacatcttgataattctggttgtgaagccaaggactagtagaaaaacaaagaagaagacaaagaagaagacaaagaagaagacaaagaagaagacaaagaagaagacaaagaagaagacaaagaaagaagtttcagttttagatgcgggaggaaaaccccagagaactaTTCCAGGGGGAGGAAACCCAAGCAATCAAGCAGGGACTGAATACCCAATGCATGGAATTCGAGCCAGGGTCAAAGACGTGTAAgttgaggaaagataccactacgctaTCGCTAACCCAACCACCTTAATTCATCAAGAGCCATGTGTAATGAGTTGCAATAACTGGTTcactgaataaataattaatatatcTCCTATTGTCTAATGTCTAATGGCATCGGATCATGGTGAAACCAGCCTACAAAGGTTTCTGCTATTGACCAgacacaatttcatggctctgattaCCGATTACCACAGAATCGACACTTACTAAAGcaaaaatttgtcttgcgatgaattttattgctttgtaaaatcggccCCAGTAACTGGAGAACGGTGATGGTAAGCATGGAGTttagcggtaagcagagccatgacattgctTGGGCCGTGTTGACGTCAAAAGATGTCATCACTCATGACGGTAGTGCCATTTTGGGAGGAGGATTCCCTGTGCAGTGTGGATTCAGGCAATGCACACCTTATCTTTACATGCAATTTGACAGACAGTAGCTGAGTATGACGTCAAAGCAAGAGCTCTATTATGTTTATGTTGCAACTCTGACCATCTATAGGTAGACTTTTTTAACACACATTTGGAATTCAGAGTGCAGgacaggtttttttccccacgGCTTAGGCTAATTGGCTTAGGCTTTGTCAGTTATTTCGAAAACATGCACTTTCCTTACGGGCTTCAATGTATGCAGTTCACAAGCGTCTGCAAATTTCAATGAATGGTTATCGAATGCACTTACAAAGATACATATATATAGAAAACAGACTGGGCGGTATTCTTTTGTCGGTCACAAAGAAAATTAGATTATTTCCGCTCATAGTGCTTTCAATAAAAATGTTCCCCAATCCACTCACATGGAACATAAATTACGAGCGTTACATGAACATGTAACCACAAAACGGTACACTACCCCAGCCGTGACGGTCCATTAACTGCATTACCAATGGTAATCACATTAAAAGCCGTAGTCCCTAAAGGACTCTCAAATAGTAAACAAGTGTGACAAGGTTTGACAGGCCGTGGAATATTGACTTGTAATTAACTCAACGAAGAACCTGGTTGAGCGCAAGAAGCGTCCGAAATAAAGCACCGTGTTTTGCAGTGCAAGGATAATGAATTAGTGCATGTTTGTAGGTTCATGTGTTTCTATGCTAAGTTCACAACAAGGGCACTCTCATTGACCCTCATTTTAAAGGGCAAAAAAGGTCTCAATTTTTAAATTCACAAGAGGAAATTCCACGCTTCAAATTACACTTCAAGTTCCAatccaaatttacattttcctttggaagtgccccttacaagaggaaattgtttttgtgtgccCCTTCCAAgacgaagttcaaggcctgaagtTATGATATTTAATTACAAATTCCAGCAAATGTTGCCCTCATACATGAAGATGCGCCCTATAGATCAAtccgacaaaacaaaattggtagcgccctctattgaaaaattaacaactgcggtgtctttttaTGCATAATCTAGGCactgaagacaccgcagcaaatggTGCGCGGTactcaacacttgcgcgcccggaTTGGTGTATACTATTGAGGAGAAACTGCCATGCTCTGACAAGAACGAACTCAAAAGAACATagtctacctagcaagtagataggcatacacacttggtgttaccgcaaacctaataTCTAAGAACGAACTACCAGGCCTGA contains:
- the LOC117293433 gene encoding E3 ubiquitin-protein ligase SH3RF1-like isoform X1 (The sequence of the model RefSeq protein was modified relative to this genomic sequence to represent the inferred CDS: added 339 bases not found in genome assembly) → MDEQTIYNLLECSVCLEPLDVTSRVLPCQHTFCMRCLQQIINTRNELKCPECRDVVPCRLVTDLPTNILLVRLLDGLKRPGKAPGSPPPRTSNAGIGGVGGETTVSTRSTSSKNSIQNQPCAMALYKYEAQEHGDLSFNKSDIILLHKRIDDNWYQGVVMSTAEQLLMGNAEQIGFFPASYVQVLTPLPPDPPQCKALYDFEVNEREEKDCLTFTKDEVLNVIRRVDENWVEGKKGDKIGIFPLSFVELNGTAKNLVDAHAGIDRSSGPSQQSQGSGDASSGSPDQAGSSGPEGSSKNKAKRHSFPYLLNKNKDAPPTTSTTTASTSNSSSSSSSNNNSNRHSMEISSPVLLRSSNPTAANLIDSKAPSSSTQAAAGPAAVSTNGGAAPTASTTTATAGASGVNYKKKPAPLTGITQNPAITSRGPNSPSLAASPTVTPAGNVEFRFGGEAPASPKPKVEVCVAMYSYKPTKGDELELKKGDFYTVTERCKDGWYKGMSVKTGDMGVFPGNYMQSYRHERSARKTPTTVSSTSEGRTSNTSSDSPRQSTSAPTSSSSQGMRPRLPSDAASRANSHRVPSDTPASPSPLQAMRPRVLSDAGSRMSSQRIAADLSTASSTPVSLSSATTQTSSSRTCANASRATGQSAQPKSPSPIQTDRRTGSQIPDGQKTVAQLQSERAAQQSQFRPPPPNQSVRPGVSAMGQTRPTGHSERTTRGSPPTVGTQTAAVTARTNTGQSQPPSRHLQGPSPPLSVRQRVPAGQVVSGSPPTHNGVVQRVRSPSSPQQDSAVASDAERVVKPRGSPVMGQGSPRGAVATPSATPPLSTPPQVEHHMSAKSKRYSATEARLQQAPKPRRHSESDNDPVRSRRTLLAKTNSHQHPPQCNPQMHPLAPGPAAQQQSGKALSTTAQPHPNGKQTTPSSSGQQQTKPNSPSVHRVFDLSPFSTPPNSTAPDCSAPSLGNPGKIDKKEKKDRKVSKKRPQGSPEDGAPIPLTRGSSLPDGQGVMNPAEPGRYCPSPGLTVPSTQPPGTQPPSTQPPSTQSQGEGSGEETPPVVVAAGVSDGASGVTERKDKPPKTTPPLVRERYRVVVPYPPTSEAELELKVGETVFVHNKREDGWFKGTQQRTGKTGLFPGIFVESF
- the LOC117293433 gene encoding E3 ubiquitin-protein ligase SH3RF1-like isoform X2 (The sequence of the model RefSeq protein was modified relative to this genomic sequence to represent the inferred CDS: added 339 bases not found in genome assembly), with protein sequence MDEQTIYNLLECSVCLEPLDVTSRVLPCQHTFCMRCLQQIINTRNELKCPECRDVVPCRLVTDLPTNILLVRLLDGLKRPGKAPGSPPPRTSNAGIGGVGGETTVSTRSTSSKNSIQNQPCAMALYKYEAQEHGDLSFNKSDIILLHKRIDDNWYQGVVMSTAEQLLMGNAEQIGFFPASYVQVLTPLPPDPPQCKALYDFEVNEREEKDCLTFTKDEVLNVIRRVDENWVEGKKGDKIGIFPLSFVELNGTAKNLVDAHAGIDRSSGPSQQSQGSGDASSGSPDQAGSSGPEGSSKNKAKRHSFPYLLNKNKDAPPTTSTTTASTSNSSSSSSSNNNSNRHSMEISSPVLLRSSNPTAANLIDSKAPSSSTQAAAGPAAVSTNGGAAPTASTTTATAGASGVNYKKKPAPLTGITQNPAITSRGPNSPSLAASPTVTPAGNVEFRFGGEAPASPKPKVEVCVAMYSYKPTKGDELELKKGDFYTVTERCKDGWYKGMSVKTGDMGVFPGNYMQSYRHERSARKTPTTVSSTSEGRTSNTSSDSPRQSTSAPTSSSSQGMRPRLPSDAASRANSHRVPSDTPASPSPLQAMRPRVLSDAGSRMSSQRIAADLSTASSTPVSLSSATTQTSSSRTCANASRATGQSAQPKSPSPIQTDRRTGSQIPDGQKTVAQLQSERAAQQSQFRPPPPNQSVRPGVSAMGQTRPTGHSERTTRGSPPTVGTQTAAVTARTNTGQSQPPSRHLQGPSPPLSVRQRVPAGQVVSGSPPTHNGVVQRVRSPSSPQQDSAVASDAERVVKPRGSPVMGQGSPRGAVATPSATPPLSTPPQKEKKDRKVSKKRPQGSPEDGAPIPLTRGSSLPDGQGVMNPAEPGRYCPSPGLTVPSTQPPGTQPPSTQPPSTQSQGEGSGEETPPVVVAAGVSDGASGVTERKDKPPKTTPPLVRERYRVVVPYPPTSEAELELKVGETVFVHNKREDGWFKGTQQRTGKTGLFPGIFVESF